A genomic window from Acomys russatus unplaced genomic scaffold, mAcoRus1.1, whole genome shotgun sequence includes:
- the LOC127186554 gene encoding acyl-coenzyme A synthetase ACSM2, mitochondrial-like — translation MFCVLSTWIGLDASDTVWTISDTGWIVNILASFLEPWTLGACIFVHLLPKFDPQIVLKVLSSYPINSMVGAPLIYRVLLQQDLSSYKFPHLHSCFSGGESLLPETLEKWKAMTGLDIREFYGQTEMGLTCRVSKTMTVKPGYLGTAIPHYDVQVIDEHGNVLPPGKEGDIAIRVKPIRPVGIFSGYVDNPKKTQANIRGDFWLLGDWGIKDPEGYFHFMGRTDDIINSSGYRIGPSEVVNALMEHPAVVETAVISSPDHNRGEVVKAFVVLAPEFLSHDRDQLTKLLQQHVNSVTAPYMYPRKVEFVSDLPKTITGKIERAKLRSKEWKTSGQAQAQ, via the exons ATGTTCTGTGTCCTCAGCACCTGGATAGGCCTAGATGCCTCTGACACAGTATGGACCATCTCAGACACAGGTTGGATAGTGAACATTTTAGCCTCATTTCTGGAGCCCTGGACTTTGGGAGCATGCATATTTGTCCATCTTTTGCCAAAGTTTGATCCACAAATTGTTCTAAAG gtgctgtccagcTACCCCATCAACAGCATGGTGGGTGCCCCCCTCATTTACCGGGTGTTGCTACAACAGGATCTTTCCAG TTACAAGTTCCCACATCTGCATAGCTGCTTCAGTGGAGGGGAAAGCCTTCTCCCAGAGACTCTGGAGAAGTGGAAAGCTATGACAGGACTGGACATCCGAGAATTCTATGGCCAGACAGAAATG GGACTTACCTGCAGAGTTTCCAAGACAATGACAGTCAAACCTGGCTACCTGGGGACAGCCATTCCACATTATGATGTACAG GTCATAGATGAGCATGGCAATGTCTTGCCCCCTGGCAAGGAAGGAGACATAGCCATCAGGGTGAAGCCCATCCGGCCTGTAGGCATCTTCTCTGGATATGTG GACAATCCCAAGAAGACACAGGCCAATATTAGAGGAGACTTTTGGCTTCTGGGAGACTGGGGGATCAAGGATCCAGAAGGGTATTTCCACTTCATGGGACGGACAGATGACATCATTAATTCCAGTGG GTACCGAATTGGACCATCAGAGGTGGTAAATGCATTGATGGAGCACCCTGCTGTGGTTGAAACAGCTGTGATCAGCAGCCCAGACCATAACCGAGGAGAG GTGGTGAAGGCATTTGTGGTCCTAGCTCCTGAGTTCCTGTCTCATGACCGAGATCAGCTCACCAAGTTGCTTCAGCAGCATGTGAATTCAGTAACAGCACCCTACATGTACCCCAGGAAG GTGGAGTTTGTTTCAGACCTGCCCAAGACCATCACAGGAAAAATTGAGCGAGCAAAGCTTCGGTCCAAGGAATGGAAAACATCAGGACAAGCCCAGGCCCAGTGA